In Solanum pennellii chromosome 7, SPENNV200, the following are encoded in one genomic region:
- the LOC114077908 gene encoding uncharacterized protein LOC114077908 isoform X1, translating to MMKQNVITTQHLMCILLLRMNTTKDWMILWIKKNLVEMSVMSKRKLSLIVVQKSKFLIPVEGKKWVMTGLRDAWRRYKQKIKKKFFDKNSTLEDMLEKRPDGIPENQFCQLIEYWLHPTVQAICEMNSQNRKKQKWRHRMGPINFARICVALAELQNRKSSGETTDDAFTVVFGKEHPGRLRCYGRSVTKSSLKKHEEIKDLKQKHANEITSLKEELREEMRHLFTPLLQNNPGLNFQDIQGCVGSNLASPIDVSSAKALRGKIFHILQDQLMIQFFKREMLVIEFELWQK from the exons ATGATGAAACAAAATGTTATAACCACACAACATCTGATGTGCATACTCCTATTAAGAATGAACACAACAAAGGATTGGATGATATTGTGGATCAAGAAGAACTTGGTGGAGATGAGTGTGATGTCCAAGAGGAAATTATCATTGATTGTAGTACAAAAG TCCAAATTTTTAATTCCAGTAGAAGGAAAGAAGTGGGTGATGACTGGTCTTCGTGATGCTTGGAGGCgatacaaacaaaaaattaaaaagaaatttttcgACAAAAATAgtacccttgaggatatgctagAAAAGCGTCCTGATGGCATTCCAGAAAATCAATTCTGCCAGCTGATCGAGTATTGGTTACACCCAACTGTTCAA gcCATATGCGAGATGAATTCTCAAAacaggaaaaaacaaaagtggAGGCATCGAATGGGACCTATTAATTTTGCAAGAATATGCGTCGCATTG GCTGAACTTCAAAATCGCAAAAGTTCAGGGGAAACAACTGATGATGCATTTACGGTAGTGTTTGGAAAGGAGCATCCTGGTCGACTTAGGTGCTACGGTAGATCAGTGACAAAAAGTTCTTTGAAGAAACATGAGGAAATTAAAGATCTAAAACAAAAACATGCCAATGAAATCACTTCTCTAAAGGAAGAATTGAGAGAAGAAATGCGACATTTATTCACTCCTTTGTTGCAAAACAACCCTGGATTGAATTTTCAAGACATACAAGGGTGTGTTGGATCTAACCTTGCTTCACCTATTGATGTAAGTAGCGCAAAAGCTTTAAGAGGCAAAATCTTTCACATTCTTCAGGATCAGCTCATGATTCAgttcttcaaaag
- the LOC114077908 gene encoding uncharacterized protein LOC114077908 isoform X3, translating to MYTSWHVVPKNTKKRMWKYINSKFLIPVEGKKWVMTGLRDAWRRYKQKIKKKFFDKNSTLEDMLEKRPDGIPENQFCQLIEYWLHPTVQAICEMNSQNRKKQKWRHRMGPINFARICVALAELQNRKSSGETTDDAFTVVFGKEHPGRLRCYGRSVTKSSLKKHEEIKDLKQKHANEITSLKEELREEMRHLFTPLLQNNPGLNFQDIQGCVGSNLASPIDVSSAKALRGKIFHILQDQLMIQFFKREMLVIEFELWQK from the exons ATGTACACTAGTTGGCATGTGGTGCCAAAGAATACTAAAAAGCGCATGTGGAAATATATAAAT TCCAAATTTTTAATTCCAGTAGAAGGAAAGAAGTGGGTGATGACTGGTCTTCGTGATGCTTGGAGGCgatacaaacaaaaaattaaaaagaaatttttcgACAAAAATAgtacccttgaggatatgctagAAAAGCGTCCTGATGGCATTCCAGAAAATCAATTCTGCCAGCTGATCGAGTATTGGTTACACCCAACTGTTCAA gcCATATGCGAGATGAATTCTCAAAacaggaaaaaacaaaagtggAGGCATCGAATGGGACCTATTAATTTTGCAAGAATATGCGTCGCATTG GCTGAACTTCAAAATCGCAAAAGTTCAGGGGAAACAACTGATGATGCATTTACGGTAGTGTTTGGAAAGGAGCATCCTGGTCGACTTAGGTGCTACGGTAGATCAGTGACAAAAAGTTCTTTGAAGAAACATGAGGAAATTAAAGATCTAAAACAAAAACATGCCAATGAAATCACTTCTCTAAAGGAAGAATTGAGAGAAGAAATGCGACATTTATTCACTCCTTTGTTGCAAAACAACCCTGGATTGAATTTTCAAGACATACAAGGGTGTGTTGGATCTAACCTTGCTTCACCTATTGATGTAAGTAGCGCAAAAGCTTTAAGAGGCAAAATCTTTCACATTCTTCAGGATCAGCTCATGATTCAgttcttcaaaag
- the LOC114077908 gene encoding uncharacterized protein LOC114077908 isoform X2 translates to MNTTKDWMILWIKKNLVEMSVMSKRKLSLIVVQKSKFLIPVEGKKWVMTGLRDAWRRYKQKIKKKFFDKNSTLEDMLEKRPDGIPENQFCQLIEYWLHPTVQAICEMNSQNRKKQKWRHRMGPINFARICVALAELQNRKSSGETTDDAFTVVFGKEHPGRLRCYGRSVTKSSLKKHEEIKDLKQKHANEITSLKEELREEMRHLFTPLLQNNPGLNFQDIQGCVGSNLASPIDVSSAKALRGKIFHILQDQLMIQFFKREMLVIEFELWQK, encoded by the exons ATGAACACAACAAAGGATTGGATGATATTGTGGATCAAGAAGAACTTGGTGGAGATGAGTGTGATGTCCAAGAGGAAATTATCATTGATTGTAGTACAAAAG TCCAAATTTTTAATTCCAGTAGAAGGAAAGAAGTGGGTGATGACTGGTCTTCGTGATGCTTGGAGGCgatacaaacaaaaaattaaaaagaaatttttcgACAAAAATAgtacccttgaggatatgctagAAAAGCGTCCTGATGGCATTCCAGAAAATCAATTCTGCCAGCTGATCGAGTATTGGTTACACCCAACTGTTCAA gcCATATGCGAGATGAATTCTCAAAacaggaaaaaacaaaagtggAGGCATCGAATGGGACCTATTAATTTTGCAAGAATATGCGTCGCATTG GCTGAACTTCAAAATCGCAAAAGTTCAGGGGAAACAACTGATGATGCATTTACGGTAGTGTTTGGAAAGGAGCATCCTGGTCGACTTAGGTGCTACGGTAGATCAGTGACAAAAAGTTCTTTGAAGAAACATGAGGAAATTAAAGATCTAAAACAAAAACATGCCAATGAAATCACTTCTCTAAAGGAAGAATTGAGAGAAGAAATGCGACATTTATTCACTCCTTTGTTGCAAAACAACCCTGGATTGAATTTTCAAGACATACAAGGGTGTGTTGGATCTAACCTTGCTTCACCTATTGATGTAAGTAGCGCAAAAGCTTTAAGAGGCAAAATCTTTCACATTCTTCAGGATCAGCTCATGATTCAgttcttcaaaag